The Microplitis demolitor isolate Queensland-Clemson2020A chromosome 8, iyMicDemo2.1a, whole genome shotgun sequence genome has a segment encoding these proteins:
- the LOC103576658 gene encoding ADP-ribosylation factor-like protein 16 gives MCLCLGPAKSGKTLLMKRLQGDEKIDDASHTVPTNGVNLFTIKSKDGHFDIIVREIGGSMAPIWHRYFDRVHKIIYVVDASNLCQISAAGVLLYSLLVEPKLQHVKICFVLGKMDLSYRQMRNEALLMLHFNRLKREVSQKITVIEASGMTGQGIELLRDWIFDPETLKAVGSTGNAAAAAAADNANVIPPKK, from the exons ATGTGTCTGTGCCTTGGTCCCGCAAAGTCTGGAAAAACTTTGCTGATGAAAAGATTACAAGGTGATGAAAAAATAGATGATGCATCTCATACTGTTCCGACAAATGGAGTTAAtttgtttacaataaaaagtaaagatggacattttgatattattgttagaGAAATTGGCGGCAGTATGGCACCCATTTGGCATCGTTATTTTGACAGG gtacataaaataatttatgtagtAGACGCAAGTAATTTATGTCAAATAAGTGCTGCTGGTGTACTTTTATATTCATTGCTTGTGGAACCAAAACTTCAGCAcgttaaaatttgttttgtaCTTGGAAAAATGGATTTATCATATCGGCAAATGCGTAATGAGGCATTGTTAATGCTACATTTTAATCGTTTAAAACGTGAAGTGAGTCAGAAGATAACGGTAATCGAAGCTAGTGGAATGACTGGTCAAGGCATTGAGCTTTTACGCGATTGGATATTTGATCCAGAGACACTGAAAGCCGTTGGATCAACTGGTAACGCTGCAGCTGCGGCTGCTGCGGATAATGCCAACGTTATTcctccaaaaaaataa
- the LOC103576659 gene encoding DNA damage-binding protein 1, translating into MAHHYVVTAHKPTAVNACVTGNFTSPTDLNLILAKNMRLEIYLVTPEGLRPLKEVGIYGKIAEIKFFRPPHEKKDLLFLLTYRYNAMILECVGTGEDIEIITKAHGNVSDRIGRPSDTGIKAVIDPKARVIGLRLYDGLFKIIPLDKDNPELKASSIRMDEQQVQDLDFLHGCANPTLIIIHQDINGCHVKTHEISLRDKEFVKTPWKQDNVEREAMMVIPVPSPICGAIVIGQESILYHDGTTYVAVVPPIIKYSTITCYARVDAQGLRYLLGDLAGHLFMLFLEQEKRPDGTSVIKDLKVELLGEVSIPECITYLDNGVIFVGSRMGDSQLIKLITKADENGSYCVVMETFTNLAPIVDMAIVDLERQGQGQMVTCSGAFKEGSLRIIRNGIGIQEHASIDLPGIKGMWALKVGGGNFDNTLVLSFVGQTRILTLNGEEVEETDIPGFVADEQTFHTGNVTDDLFIQITPTSARLISSDSKSVVSEWEPTNKRTISVVACNGKQVLCATGNDLFYMEIVNDKIIPKGFSTLQHEVACLDISPLDGCSEATIATVGLWTDISIRILTLPALEEINKELLGGEIIPRSVLMTCFEGNTYLLCALGDGSMYYFTLQKDTGLLSDKKKVTLGTQPTVLRTFRSLSTTNVFACSDRPTVIYSSNHKLVFSNVNLKEVNHMCSLNAESYPDSLALATDSTVTIGTIDEIQKLHIRTVPLGESPRRITYQESSQTFGVVTMRVDVQESNGVSIVRPSASTQAASTSNSNHVVSHNKPGHTSASEIGQDVEIHNLLIIDQHTFEVLHAHTLIPNEYAISLISTKLGEDPTSYFIVGTALVNPDETEPKMGRILMYHWNDGKLTQVAEKEIKGACYSLVEFNGKLLASINSTVRLFEWTAEKELRLECSHFNNIIALFLKTKGDFVLVGDLMRSFTLLQYKTMEGSFEEIARDYNPNWMTAIEILDDDTFLGAENCYNLFVCQKDSAAASEEERQQMQEVGQFHLGDMVNVFRHGSLVMQHLGESSTPTQGCVLFGTVCGAIGLVTQIPPGFYEFLRNLEDKLTTVIKSVGKIEHNFWRSFNTELKVEACEGFVDGDLIESFLDLSQDKMAEVAMGLTIDDGSGMKKEATVDDLVKIVEDLTRIH; encoded by the exons atggcTCATCATTACGTCGTCACCGCTCACAAACCTACAGCAGTAAATGCTTGTGTTACcg gTAACTTTACATCTCCAACGGATCTCAATTTAATACTTGCTAAAAATATGCGCCTGGAGATTTATTTAGTAACTCCAGAAGGACTACGTCCGCTGAAAGAAGTCGGAATTTATGGCAAGATAgccgaaataaaattttttcgacctcct catgaaaaaaaagatttgttgtTCCTTTTAACCTATCGCTACAATGCAATGATATTGGAGTGCGTGGGTACTGGTGAagatattgaaataataacaaaagcaCACGGTAATGTATCTGATAGAATAGGACGTCCATCAGACACTGGAATAAAAGCGGTTATTGACCCAAAAGCACGAGTAATCGGGTTGAGACTCTACGATggattgtttaaaataattccactTGATAAAGACAATCCCGAGTTGAAAGCTTCCTCAATAAGAATGGACGAGCAGCAAGTACAGGACCTTGACTTTTTACACGGCTGTGCTAATCCAACTTTGATAATAATTCACCAGGACATTAACGGTTGTCACGTTAAAACCCACGAAATATCATTGCGTGATAAAGAATTCGTAAAGACTCCTTGGAAACAAGATAACGTTGAACGTGAAGCAATGATGGTTATACCAGTGCCATCACCAATATGCGGTGCTATTGTTATAGGACAAGAAAGTATTCTCTATCATGATGGCACAACATACGTTGCTGTTGTTCCtccaattataaaatacagcACAATAACATGTTACGCACGTGTTGACGCACAAGGACTTAGATATTTACTTGGTGATTTAGCTGGTCAtctttttatgttatttttagaaCAAGAAAAACGACCAGACGGTACATCTGTCATTAAAGATCTTAAGGTTGAATTGCTGGGAGAAGTTAGCATACCCGAATGCATAACTTATCTTGACAATGGTGTTATTTTTGTTGGCAGCAGAATGGGTGATTCtcagttaattaaattgataactaAAGCTGATGAAAATGGTTCTTACTGTGTTGTTATGGAAACATTTACAAATTTAGCGCCAATTGTTGATATGGCTATTGTTGATCTAGAACGTCAGGGACAGGGACAAATGGTCACATGTTCAGGTGCTTTTAAAGAAGGTTCATTAAGAATTATTAGAAATGGTATTGGTATTCAAGAGCATGCTAGTATCGATTTACCAGGTATCAAAGGTATGTGGGCACTAAAAGTTGGCGGtggtaattttgataatactTTGGTACTTTCATTTGTCGGACAAACTAGAATATTAACGCTTAATGGTGAAGAGGTTGAAGAAACTGATATACCAGGTTTTGTTGCTGATGAACAGACATTTCACACTGGCAATGTTActgatgatttatttattcaaataacacCAACTTCCGCGCGTTTAATATCCAGTGACTCAAAGTCTGTTGTGTCTGAATGGGAACCAACAAATAAACGCACAATAAGTGTTGTTGCTTGCAATGGTAAACAAGTACTCTGTGCGACTggtaatgatttattttatatggaaatagttaatgataaaataatacccAAAGGTTTTAGTACATTACAGCATGAGGTAGCTTGTCTCGATATTTCACCGTTGGATGGCTGCAGCGAAGCTACTATTGCCACTGTTGGATTATGGACGGACATATCCATAAGAATTCTCACACTACCAGCTTTGGAAGAGATAAACAAAGAATTATTAGGCGGTGAAATAATTCCACGGTCTGTTTTAATGACTTGCTTTGAAGGAAATACTTATTTACTTTGTGCTCTTGGTGATGGTAGTATGTATTACTTTACATTACAGAAAGACACGGGCTTattgtctgataaaaaaaaagtaactctAGGTACTCAGCCAACTGTATTGCGTACATTTAGATCACTATCAACGACAAATGTATTTGCATGTTCTGATCGACCGACAGTAATCTATTCCTCTAATCACAAATTAGTCTTCAGTAATGTTAATCTCAAAGAAGTTAATCACATGTGTTCACTTAATGCTGAATCTTATCCAGACAGTTTAGCACTTGCTACAGACAGTACCGTTACTATTGGCACTATTGatgaaatacaaaaattacatattagAACAGTACCACTTGGTGAGTCACCTAGACGTATTACGTATCAAGAGTCATCACAGACATTCGGTGTCGTCACAATGCGAGTTGATGTACAAGAAAGTAATGGTGTAAGTATTGTACGTCCATCAGCATCAACTCAAGCTGCATCAACATCAAACAGCAATCATGTTGTTTCTCACAACAAACCCGGGCACACTTCGGCGAGTGAGATTGGACAGGATGTTGAAATTCataatcttttaattattgatcagCATACTTTTGAAGTTCTTCATGCTCACACTTTGATACCCAACGAATACGCGATATCGTTGATATCAACAAAATTAGGAGAAGATCCAACATCGTATTTTATTGTAGGTACTGCTCTTGTAAATCCTGATGAAACAGAACCCAAAATGGGTAGAATACTTATGTATCATTGGAATGACGGTAAATTAACACAGGTTgctgaaaaagaaataaagggAGCTTGTTATTCATTGGTTGAATTTAATGGTAAACTACTTGCTAGTATCAACAGCACCGTAAGACTGTTTGAGTGGACTGCTGAAAAAGAATTAAGACTTGAATGCAGtcactttaataatattatcgcattatttttaaagactaAAGGTGATTTTGTATTGGTTGGTGATTTGATGAGATCATTTACATTATTACAGTACAAAACGATGGAGGGTAGCTTTGAAGAAATAGCAAGAGATTATAATCCCAACTGGATGACGGCAATCGAAATTCTGGATGATGATACTTTTCTGGGAGCTGAAAATTGttacaatttatttgtttgccAGAAAGACAGTGCCGCTGCTTCAGAAGAGGAACGACAGCAGATGCAAGAAGTAGGACAATTTCATCTTGGTGATATGGTTAATGTTTTCCGTCATGGCTCGCTGGTGATGCAACATCTTGGGGAATCGAGTACACCCACTCAAGGCTGCGTTCTCTTTGGCACCGTCTGTGGAGCTATTGGATTAGTAACACAAATACCCCCaggattttatgaatttttaaggAATCTTGAGGACAAATTGACTACCGTTATCAAGAGTGTTGGAAAAATAGAACACAATTTCTGGCGCAGTTTCAACACCGAATTAAAAGTTGAGGCTTGCGAAGGCTTTGTTGATGGCGATTTAATTGAAAGTTTCTTAGATCTAAGTCAAGATAAAATGGCTGAAGTTGCTATGGGTCTTACG attGACGATGGCAGTGGAATGAAGAAAGAAGCAACGGTAGACGATTTGGTAAAAATAGTCGAAGACTTGACAAGGATACATTAA